The following proteins are encoded in a genomic region of Arachis stenosperma cultivar V10309 chromosome 4, arast.V10309.gnm1.PFL2, whole genome shotgun sequence:
- the LOC130974928 gene encoding putative protein FAR1-RELATED SEQUENCE 10, with protein MNNINHEPILTSTNHESAMSNPEDGLLNEETLFDMSILGDEARFPNMTQTDIEPQSAQVPSHVSVEDMLMMEFFTPGEAREFYTSYSRLKGFAIRKSKRVKNVKREIVRYTYVCKRQGFRHKKWLHKLDRKREHKPITRCGCVADMRIKKNHTNEKWFVSQFVDDHNYTLLLERFIGYLPSHRNMSDVEIAQMNSLRHVGISIPKIYQSFAMQVGGL; from the exons ATGAACAACATAAATCATGAGCCGATATTAACATCAACCAATCATGAATCGGCGATGTCAAACCCAGAGGACGGGCTTTTGAATGAG GAGACACTTTTTGACATGAGCATCTTAGGGGACGAAGCAAGGTTTCCAAATATGACACAGACAGACATAGAGCCTCAATCTGCTCAAGTACCAAGTCATGTCAGCGTTGAAGATATGCTGATGATGGAGTTCTTTACCCCTGGGGAAGCAAGAGAATTCTACACGAGTTATAGTAGGCTAAAAGGTTTTGCAATAAGGAAGAGTAAGAGGGTAAAAAATGTTAAAAGAGAGATTGTTAGATACACTTATGTTTGCAAAAGACAAGGGTTTAGGCACAAGAAGTGGTTACATAAGCTGGATAGGAAAAGAGAGCACAAGCCTATTACGCGATGCGGGTGTGTAGCAGATATGAGGATAAAGAAGAATCATACTAATGAAAAATGGTTTGTTTCACAGTTTGTGGATGATCATAACTACACCCTACTCTTAGAAAGGTTTATTGGATATCTGCCTTCACACAGGAATATGTCTGATGTAGAAATTGCTCAAATGAATAGCTTGAGGCACGTTGGGATAAGCATTCCAAAGATATACCAGTCATTTGCGATGCAGGTTGGGGGGCTTTAA
- the LOC130974929 gene encoding protein FAR1-RELATED SEQUENCE 8-like yields MPHCIFFECAARNDEKLFWRYEVAAGFRMCDIIWSDGRRQEDYEAFGDVLAFDVTYGRNKYNLPVIVLSGVNHHNQTCVFAVAMVSCESQDSYKWVLRRFLECMRGKAQKAVITDGDPSMRLAIMHVFPDAHHRLYVWHLLRNATAHVSQPRFTQLFK; encoded by the coding sequence ATGCCGCACTGCATTTTTTTTGAATGTGCTGCCAGAAATGATGAGAAACTATTTTGGAGGTATGAAGTAGCGGCTGGTTTTCGTATGTGTGACATTATATGGAGTGATGGTCGAAGACAGGAAGATTATGAGGCGTTCGGTGATGTCCTCGCCTTTGATGTGACCTATGGGAGGAACAAGTATAACCTTCCTGTCATTGTTTTATCCGGGGTTAATCACCATAATCAAACATGCGTGTTTGCAGTAGCAATGGTTTCATGTGAGTCACAGGATTCGTACAAATGGGTGCTGAGACGTTTTCTGGAATGCATGCGGGGAAAGGCCCAGAAGGCAGTTATAACTGATGGGGATCCTTCTATGAGGCTAGCTATTATGCATGTTTTTCCAGATGCTCATCACAGACTTTACGTGTGGCACCTACTAAGGAATGCCACTGCTCATGTCTCACAACCACGTTTCACCCAATTATTCAAATAG